The genomic window CGCCCCTCTCCCCTGCGCGACGTCGCGCAGTCCCCGGAGGCAACTGCCCGATACCTGGCCGATGTTCAGCGGGTCCTGCTGGAGATCGGCGACAACCTGGAGCTCCTGGCCCGCGAGACCCGCGTGCACCTGCGGGGCACTCACCTGGACGGGGACCACTGGGGTGAGGCCCGCTGGCGAGCCCTGCCGGTCGAGCGCTCCCTCCAGAGCGTGCTCAAGCGCGTGCACGGGCTCACCGCCGACCTGGAGAAGACCGCGTTCAAGCGGCACGCATTCTCCGAAAAGGTCAACAAGCTGCCGAAGGAAAGGCAGCAAAAGGCGCTGGAAAAGGCGCGAAAGAAGAATCCGCAGATCCAGGCCGCGCAGAATCCTTATCCGCAGGGTGGACAGCAGGCCCCCGGACATGGTTATAGTGGTCCTGCGTCCATTTACGACCTCGGACGGAACCGGGAATCCGCGTGAGCGGCCGCCCCCTTCTCCGGTCCGAAATCAAGGCGCATCGCTCCCATCAGCACCTGGTCGGCCAACGAGACAGATTCGTCCGAATTCACGGCGAGGACCTCGGGGCCTTCTACTTTCTGGTGATGCTGATTCAGACGCTCGGGAAAAAGGCGCTGAAAAAGGGAGACGTTCAGAAGCTGCGGGCCATCGCCCACGATCTGAACGCCGTCTACGCCAAGCACACCCAGTAACCAGCCGCACCCGCGGAAGGGGGCCGCCGCAGTCCGCGGCGGCCCCCTTCCGCGGTTCCAACGCGCAGACGCGCAGGCACGCGCTCACGCAGGCGCGCACACGCGTACGCGAGGCAGTGACCCGACGTCAAGGCTTGATCGAGATTGGAGGTGAGCCGTGTCGGAGGACGACGAGAGCGCTGGAAGGCTGATCAATTTCCCCGCTCCGGACACGGTGCTGAACCGACCGCCCGACCTCGCGGACCCCAGCCGTCTTTTCCCCGCCCCGGACATTCCCCCGGAATCCGAGGAAGAGACCACGCTGGAAATCCCCCGTATTCCGGCGGCCCCGGACCCGAAGAATTACCTCCGCTCGGATGGAATCCGGACCCCCGACCCGACTGACGGAGAGGAAGGAGAATACGAGGAAGGGGAATATGAGCAGCCCCGTTCTCTCGCCGATCGTCTCGGGGACTGGCTGGAACTCCGGCTGCACATCGCGCGGGAGCGCCACGACGGTGAGGCTGCATTCCGTGAGGCGGAAATCGCGCGGAAGGTCGCGCTTCTGGAGGCGCGGACTTCACGTGAGACCAGCCTCGCCGAGGCGCACAACAAACTCCGTGCCGCGCACCTGAAAGCGCAGGCTTCCCGCACGGGCGGGTCCGGGTCCGGGCTGGGTGCGGACAAGGGCCGCGGCGGCGCATCCGGCCGGGGCGGCGGATCCGGTTCGGGGCGCGGCTCCAGCGGATCGTCCGGAGCTGGCGGCGGCAAGCCCGGCGGCGGCCGTGGCCCTGGCGGCGGTGGAGCAGGCCGCGGTTCGGCCCGCTCCCCGTCGGGCGGTTCCGGGGGCAAGGGCCCCGGGAGCGGCAAGGGCACGGGCGGCCGGGGGCCCGGCAACAGCGGTTCCGGCGGCCGGGGTTCCGGCGGCCGAGCCGATGGCGGCCGGAAGAACAGCGGCAACGGCTCCGGCTCCGGCGGGTCGAACAGGTCCGGCGGCCGTGGCCCCGGCGGCGGTGGCCCCGGTGGCGGGCGCGGCTCGGGCCGGGACCCGGCGGTCAGCCCACGCGCGGAACGGGCCCGCGGCCAGCAGGACCGCCGGGCTGCCCGCCAGGCCGCCCGTGATCAGCGGCGTGCTGACCGGCAGGCCGCCGGCCTGGCCGACCGCACCAAGGACCGCGACCAGGAACGCGACCTGAGGCGGGGTGCGCAGGAGCGGACACAGCGCCGTAAGGAGAAGGCCGCCCGCCGCGCGGAGAAGGAACGCCGACGCGAGCGGGAGACGAAGGACGCTGCACGTTCGGCGGACCGCGAGGGCCGCACCACGTTCGGCGAGGCCGTCGCCGAGGAGGCGCAACGCCGCTGGGACAAGCGCCGCGCCGACGCCGACGGCAAACCGCAGGACGGCGCGGACAAGCCCCAGGACAAGGATGCGGGCGAGACCCCGCCGAAGGCGCAGGACAAGCCCTCTGGCGGGCCGTCAGACGGCCCTGCGGGCGGCGCGGGTGATCCTGGCCCGGACGCGGCCGGTAAGGCCCAGAACGGCCCTTCTGACGGCTCCGGCGACGGCCCGCACGAGGAGCGGGGGAAGCGGTCCTGGCGGGACTTCTTCGGCAAGCCCGCACCCGGCGAGGACGACGGCGGCACCGAGGGCGGTACCGGCAGCCCGTTCGGCCGGGACCGTACGCCCCCGACGGCGGAATGGCCCGGCCGCCCGCCCCGGACCGGTACTCGCCCTCCCGGCGAGGACGACGTGGTCGACGCGGTCATCGTCGACGACCCCGGCGACCCCTTCGGAACGTGGCGGGCCCGCCGCGCCGGCCTCCCGCGCGCCCCGAGGAAGCGGCGCGAACCGTCCATCCCGCAGCAGGAGATCAAGCGGCCCGGCACCAGCCGGCCTGTCAGCAGTGAAGGGAGCACCGCCAGCGTGAGCAGCACGGAAGTCACCCGGCCGTCCGGGCAGGGCGGTCTGGCCGCTCAGCACCGCACGGACATCACGTTCGATGAGTTCCTGGTGCGGATGACGAACATCGCGCTCCAGGCCGCCGCCGACCAGGAGCGGGCCGAAACCCTCATGGAGGCCCTCGACAAGGTCGCCGACGCCCTGCGGGAGATGGCCGCCGACCTGATCGGTGACCACAACATCGACACCGCCGTCACCAGCCTGATCGCCGATCTCGCCGACGCAGCGGGCCGCATGAAGCGGCAGACCGAGGTCTGCGCGGCCGAATGCGGCATGGCCTTGGAGGCCGCCAAGATCGCAGCCCAGATCGTCGGCCGCGTCTACGGCCAGGACATGGCCGCCAAGGAAGAGGCCGGCCTCACGTACGCGTCGGCCGCCGCTCACCACGACTGAGCACACGACAAGGACCCTGATGAGCGACCTCGAACCCAGCAGCCCGGGCAGCAGCACGAGCGCCGCGCCCGCTCCGGCCGACGACGACAACCGCTACAAGGCCGTCCAGGCCAAACTCGGCGCCCTCGCCGCCGCCCTGGATTGCGCGGGCAGCGACCTGGAAACCCTGGTGCGCAGCATCAAGGAGAACGCGCAGTTCGCCGAGGACATTGCCGCCGACATCGCCAACGCCGGCCTCGACCCGACGCACGTCGACCTCGCTTCCAACGTCGGCGCCGCGCTCGGCGGCGCCGGACAGCAGGTGCACAAGCTGCAGAGCACCGCGCAGGAGACCGCCGACCTCGCCTACAGCGCCCGCAGCACCCACTCCAAGCTGTACGCCGGTCTGGACGAACTCCGCTCCAACCGGCGCGAGAAGACACCCCGGCCCGGGTTCTTCAACCGCTGACCCCCCACTCCCCAACCCACCCCGCCACGGGCGGCCCCGCACACCGCGGGGCCGCCCGTCCTGCTTGCCCCGAACGGAGATCCGGTGACCACGCCGCGCAGTGTCACGCTCGAACGCCTCGCCTACACCCTCGCCGCGCCCGCGCTGGCCGTGGCCCCGAACCTCTACCCCGACAGCCCCGTCAACCAGGTCATCCAACTCGCAGGCGTCGCCGGACTCGGCGGCTGGCTGTTGGCCGCCAAGAGCGATGAGCCCGGCGCCGGACGCAAGATCCTGCGCTGGTCCCCGCTGGTCCTGGCCGCCGCCGTCGACGTCGCCGCCGCACACACCCCCGGCTTCGGTCCGTACTGGATGGACGGCCTGCTTGCCGCCGGATGGGCGGCGGCCGGCTGGCTGGTGATGCCGTTCTCCCGGCACGCCCGCCGCCGCCACCGCCCCGCCCTCGCCACCCCAGCCCCGCAGCTGGCGCCCGCCGCACCCGAGCCCGAGCAGCAGGGCCCGGCAGCGCCGGACGACGGCGCGAACCTGCTCACCCGCGAGACCCGGATGCTGTGGGAGAACGCCGGGAACCCCGCCCGCACCCACATCGTCAAGGCCGTCCCGCACCCGGGCATGCCCCACGACCTGACCCTCCTGCTGCGCGCCGTGGAGACCGGCCGCCCCATCACCGGCCTCACGGAGGCCGCCGTCGCCGCCGCGTTCGGGGTGTCCTCCCAGGACGTCGTCCTCGCAGACGTCGCCGTCCAGAGCGGACGGCAGGGCGGCCCGGGATGGATGGAAGTTCACATCACCCCCGACGCCAACGCCCGGCGCCGCACCGCACCCACCGCCCGTGAACAGTGGGCCGACCGGGTCGCCGGACCCAAGGGCGGCGCTCCCGGCTCCGAACTGGTCCACAAGAGCCGCGACAAGGAACGAGGCGTCACGTTCTACCGGGCGAAGATGACCGACACCACCGACACCCCGCGCATCGACCTCGCCAAGGTCTGCCGCGCGCTGAACCTGCCCGAGGACGACTCCTGCGCGTTCGTCCTCATCGACGGAGCCGAGTTCCTGATCAGCATTTTCGACCGGCCGCCGCTGTCGCAGATCTTCCCCGCCACCCGCGAGCTGCTCACCCCGGACGCCAAGGGCATGTACGTGTGCGGTTTCACCATCACCGGCCAGCCGGTGAAGACCATGGTGTACCAGCACGACAAGAACGCCGCGGCGCACGGCCTGACCCTCGGGGTCAGCCGGTCCGGCAAGACGCAGTTTTTCGCAATCCACATGGCCGCGCAGTCCCTGGACGGACAGGTGGTGTGGCTGGGCACCGTCCGCAAGGACGAGAAGACCAGCGTGCTCGGCCGGTACATCGACCGGCAGGGCTCGAACGCGCTGTGGATGGCCCGCTCGCTGCGGGCGGCGAAGGCGCTGTGCGAGATCAGGGCGGAGATGCCCTGGCCGCACGACGGCCAGCCGCACGACTATAAGCCGGGCGACCCGCGCTGCCCCTACCGGCAGCTCAACGTCTACGGCGACGAGTTCATGACCGCGGCGCAGGACGCGGACTTCGGCGAGTTCATCCAGAAGGACGGCGAGGACCTCACTGTCACCGGGCTGAAGTACGGCATCGGCTTCAACCCGGCAGGCCAGTCGCCGTTCGCGCACAACGGGTTCTCCACTGAGATGAAGGACAACCTGCGGCAGAACTCGAGGCCGGTCATCTTCAACATGGGTTCGCCCGGCGCCACCCGCAAGGCGGCGGAGGGCACCATGGAGAACGCCTACGACGTGCCGACCATCCCGGCCCGCTACTCCCGCAGCGAGGGTTCCGCGATCGAGCGGGCCATGCGAGGCGAGGCCGACCCGGAGAACGGCGTCTCCACGGGCGGCGTCGCCGTCATCGTCCTCGACAACGGCCGCGCCGTCCTGATGCGGTCGCTGTACGCGGACTTCGACACCGACCTCTCCGAGCTGTTCCCCAGCGAGGTCACCCGGCTCACCGACTACGAGATCAGCGAGCTGGAAAAGCGCGGCCTGTGGTTCGACTGGAACGAGCCCATGCGGCCCGGCGAGTTCTGGCCCGAGCCCGACGAGGACGGCGGCCACGGCAACTCCCGCCGCCGCGGCGGGAGCGGCGGGGGAGGCGGCAAGGGCGACGGCAAGCCCGGAGCCGAGTCCAGCAGCCGCACGCCGAAGGTCACTTCAACCCGCCAGGCACTGGACGCCATCAAGTCCCTCAACAACACCTGACCCCTCCCCTCTGCGCCCTCCCCCGCCTTTCTGGCCGGGGAGGGCGCGCCCGCTCCTGCCCCGGATGGAGACTCGCCGTGACGTACGACCCCACCACCCAGCCCCTGTCCCCCGCCGCCGCGGCCGCTGAAGCCGAACGGCTGATCGCCGAGGCCTACCGCCCCGACACGCCCCCGCCCGTCCCGGCCGTGACGTCCTACCGGGACACCAACCCGCTCCCCGCGTACGGCAGCACCCCGCCCGTCGCACAGC from Streptomyces sp. Ag109_O5-10 includes these protein-coding regions:
- a CDS encoding carbohydrate ABC transporter — encoded protein: MSGRPLLRSEIKAHRSHQHLVGQRDRFVRIHGEDLGAFYFLVMLIQTLGKKALKKGDVQKLRAIAHDLNAVYAKHTQ
- a CDS encoding ATP/GTP-binding protein, producing MSEDDESAGRLINFPAPDTVLNRPPDLADPSRLFPAPDIPPESEEETTLEIPRIPAAPDPKNYLRSDGIRTPDPTDGEEGEYEEGEYEQPRSLADRLGDWLELRLHIARERHDGEAAFREAEIARKVALLEARTSRETSLAEAHNKLRAAHLKAQASRTGGSGSGLGADKGRGGASGRGGGSGSGRGSSGSSGAGGGKPGGGRGPGGGGAGRGSARSPSGGSGGKGPGSGKGTGGRGPGNSGSGGRGSGGRADGGRKNSGNGSGSGGSNRSGGRGPGGGGPGGGRGSGRDPAVSPRAERARGQQDRRAARQAARDQRRADRQAAGLADRTKDRDQERDLRRGAQERTQRRKEKAARRAEKERRRERETKDAARSADREGRTTFGEAVAEEAQRRWDKRRADADGKPQDGADKPQDKDAGETPPKAQDKPSGGPSDGPAGGAGDPGPDAAGKAQNGPSDGSGDGPHEERGKRSWRDFFGKPAPGEDDGGTEGGTGSPFGRDRTPPTAEWPGRPPRTGTRPPGEDDVVDAVIVDDPGDPFGTWRARRAGLPRAPRKRREPSIPQQEIKRPGTSRPVSSEGSTASVSSTEVTRPSGQGGLAAQHRTDITFDEFLVRMTNIALQAAADQERAETLMEALDKVADALREMAADLIGDHNIDTAVTSLIADLADAAGRMKRQTEVCAAECGMALEAAKIAAQIVGRVYGQDMAAKEEAGLTYASAAAHHD
- a CDS encoding conjugal transfer protein TraB, which produces MSDLEPSSPGSSTSAAPAPADDDNRYKAVQAKLGALAAALDCAGSDLETLVRSIKENAQFAEDIAADIANAGLDPTHVDLASNVGAALGGAGQQVHKLQSTAQETADLAYSARSTHSKLYAGLDELRSNRREKTPRPGFFNR
- a CDS encoding chromosome segregation protein ParM gives rise to the protein MTTPRSVTLERLAYTLAAPALAVAPNLYPDSPVNQVIQLAGVAGLGGWLLAAKSDEPGAGRKILRWSPLVLAAAVDVAAAHTPGFGPYWMDGLLAAGWAAAGWLVMPFSRHARRRHRPALATPAPQLAPAAPEPEQQGPAAPDDGANLLTRETRMLWENAGNPARTHIVKAVPHPGMPHDLTLLLRAVETGRPITGLTEAAVAAAFGVSSQDVVLADVAVQSGRQGGPGWMEVHITPDANARRRTAPTAREQWADRVAGPKGGAPGSELVHKSRDKERGVTFYRAKMTDTTDTPRIDLAKVCRALNLPEDDSCAFVLIDGAEFLISIFDRPPLSQIFPATRELLTPDAKGMYVCGFTITGQPVKTMVYQHDKNAAAHGLTLGVSRSGKTQFFAIHMAAQSLDGQVVWLGTVRKDEKTSVLGRYIDRQGSNALWMARSLRAAKALCEIRAEMPWPHDGQPHDYKPGDPRCPYRQLNVYGDEFMTAAQDADFGEFIQKDGEDLTVTGLKYGIGFNPAGQSPFAHNGFSTEMKDNLRQNSRPVIFNMGSPGATRKAAEGTMENAYDVPTIPARYSRSEGSAIERAMRGEADPENGVSTGGVAVIVLDNGRAVLMRSLYADFDTDLSELFPSEVTRLTDYEISELEKRGLWFDWNEPMRPGEFWPEPDEDGGHGNSRRRGGSGGGGGKGDGKPGAESSSRTPKVTSTRQALDAIKSLNNT